Proteins encoded together in one Benincasa hispida cultivar B227 chromosome 1, ASM972705v1, whole genome shotgun sequence window:
- the LOC120075895 gene encoding uncharacterized protein LOC120075895, with product MSRIEWYAGSGETVSRYFNAVLRTVLQLHTVLLRKPEPITNTCTDGRWKWFQNCLGALDDTYIKVNVSVVDRPRYRTRKGEIATNVLAVCDQNGEGYYYLCDAGYPNAEGFLAPYRGERYHLSDWRGAGNTSNCKRIFKHETFFSKERYRASVWLLKGQWAILRRKSFYPIQVQCRTITACCLIHNLITREMGIGTMLNVPDEENSASVGLDGDHIEFVESLEEWIKFRDDLTVKMFTQWQRA from the exons ATGTCAAGAATCGAGTGGTACGCAGGGTCTGGTGAGACAGTTTCGAGATATTTCAACGCAGTTCTTAGGACAGTCTTACAACTTCACACTGTTTTGTTAAGAAAACCAGAACCGATCACAAATACATGCACCGATGGAAGATGGAAGTGGTTTCAG AATTGTCTAGGTGCGCTAGACGACACATACATTAAAGTGAATGTTAGTGTCGTCGATCGACCTCGATATAGGACGAGAAAGGGAGAGATTGCCACAAACGTTCTTGCGGTGTGTGATCAAAATGGGGagg GATATTATTACCTATGTGATGCTGGATACCCCAACGCTGAAGGATTCTTGGCACCGTACAGAGGGGAACGATACCATCTCTCCGATTGGCGTGGAGCAGGAAACACATCAAACTGCAAGAGAATTTTTAAACATGAAACATTCTTCAGCAAGGAACGTTATCGAGCGAGCGTTTGGTTGCTAAAGGGGCAGTGGGCTATTCTTAGGAGAAAATCATTCTACCCAATACAAGTCCAATGTCGAACAATAACTGCATGTTGCCTTATTCACAACTTAATCACAAGGGAGATGGGAATCGGTACAATGCTTAATGTGCCCGATGAAGAGAATTCTGCATCAGTTGGTCTTGATGGGGATCATATTGAATTTGTTGAATCATTGGAGGAATGGATCAAGTTTAGGGATGACTTAACAGTCAAAATGTTTACTCAATGGCAAAGAGCCTGA